A DNA window from Malus domestica chromosome 12, GDT2T_hap1 contains the following coding sequences:
- the LOC103450945 gene encoding microtubule-binding protein TANGLED, which translates to MVAKTPPKQRKMVAPLNPLLLRETVKKVDRCMARLQELQYTVSGGAKVISGVSLSPRSTRGYLRTSLRCKQETARIKGSAPRKSPVGKFPAKAGGEWQRMSLPAMLVGETVGEILQASQFAREIIAAVGNKTKKTTSEDPKTPMTQQRKQRQSPENTELRARRKKEKHNKPPSTRSESGSPVLQRARSRINFKVSPPHKREMEKENNRYVANRVSPKNRPWAKKSVLFPNPLFSASNSSQQQKFCRTRSPVIGRNDCNNDRPRIQTPHKFLIKSPPSASKFPSPSKFQIKIKSPPLVSSLSPTKAKKSPKMSTASKLRRSFSPSRLATRLVSPLKSRKSVQKSSDGALLMHGLKQRPTPSVPLGLSARRI; encoded by the exons ATGGTTGCAAAAACCCCACCAAAGCAGAGGAAAATGGTAGCCCCTCTCAATCCTCTTCTCCTCAGAGAAACAGTGAAGAAG GTGGATAGATGTATGGCTCGGTTGCAGGAGCTGCAGTACACAGTTTCGGGCGGTGCGAAGGTGATCTCAGGAGTAAGTCTCAGCCCTCGGAGTACTAGAGGTTATCTCAGGACTAGCCTCCGATGCAAACAAGAAACTGCAAG GATTAAAGGCTCAGCCCCTAGAAAATCTCCTGTTGGCAAGTTTCCAGCAAAGGCAGgag GGGAGTGGCAGAGAATGTCCTTGCCGGCAATGCTGGTCGGTGAAACCGTCGGAGAAATTCTACAAGCAAGCCAATTTGCAAGAGAAATAATAGCAGCAGTTggcaacaaaacaaagaaaaccacTTCAGAAGACCCCAAAACCCCAATGACACAACAAAGGAAACAAAGGCAGAGCCCTGAAAACACAGAGCTCAGGGCcaggagaaagaaggagaagCACAACAAGCCTCCGTCCACTCGATCAGAATCCGGTTCCCCGGTACTGCAACGGGCTCGTTCCCGGATCAATTTCAAGGTCTCACCTCCACacaagagagaaatggagaaagAAAACAACAGATACGTGGCAAACAGAGTATCTCCGAAAAATAGGCCATGGGCTAAAAAAAGTGTCTTGTTTCCCAACCCTTTGTTTTCGGCTTCAAATTCTTCTCAGCAGCAGAAGTTCTGCAGAACAAGATCACCGGTCATTGGCAGAAACGATTGTAACAATGATAGGCCAAGGATTCAGACTCCGCACAAGTTCTTGATCAAGTCCCCGCCTTCTGCTTCGAAGTTTCCTTCACCTTCCAAGTTTCAGATCAAGATCAAGAGCCCTCCATTGGTTTCTTCTCTGTCTCCAACGAAAGCCAAGAAGTCACCGAAGATGTCAACTGCTTCAAAACTTCGCAGGTCATTTTCGCCGTCAAGATTGGCAACTAGGTTGGTGTCACCATTGAAGAGCAGAAAGAGTGTGCAGAAGAGTAGTGATGGAGCACTATTAATGCATGGTTTGAAACAGCGTCCGACTCCCTCAGTGCCATTGGGACTTTCAGCTCGGAGAATTTGA